The Parambassis ranga chromosome 14, fParRan2.1, whole genome shotgun sequence genome includes a window with the following:
- the cyb5d2 gene encoding neuferricin isoform X2, translating to MRVDSQDPPVRLLTKRELSLYDGKEGSRGLYLAVLGQVFDVHKGHKHYGPGGAYHFMAGKDTSLAFVTGDFTESGLTDDVSTLSPLQLVALYDWLAFYQREYQAVGLLIGGFYSETGQPTDALLQVQSSLAEGKRLQAQTKAEMLRYPACNSEWSAARGGRVWCSTRSGGVVRDWTGVPRKLFSAGSHGVRCVCVEDTSAAEEDPSLQIYDGCPPHADSCSLGDY from the exons ATGAGAGTGGATAG CCAGGACCCCCCTGTGCGGCTTCTGACCAAGCGTGAGTTATCACTGTACGACGGGAAGGAAGGCAGCAGGGGGCTTTACCTGGCCGTACTGGGGCAGGTATTTGATGTACACAAAGGACACAAGCACTATGGACCTGGCGGTGCTTATCACTTTATGGCAG gcaaAGATACCTCATTGGCCTTCGTCACTGGGGACTTCACAGAGAGTGGCCTGACAGATGATGTGTCCACTCTGTCCCCACTGCAGTTGGTGGCCCTGTATGACTGGCTGGCCTTCTATCAGAGGGAATACCAGGCTGTAG GTCTGCTAATAGGTGGCTTCTACAGTGAGACCGGGCAGCCCACAGATGCTCTGTTACAAGTTCAGTCATCTCTAGCAGAAGGCAAGCGACTCCAGGCTCAGACTAAGGCTGAGATGCTACGCTACCCTGCTTGCAACTCAGAATGGAGTGctgcaagaggaggaagagtctgGTGCTCCACTAGGAG cgGTGGAGTGGTAAGAGATTGGACAGGTGTCCCACGGAAGCTCTTCTCTGCAGGCTCCCATGGTGTTCGCTGCGTCTGTGTTGAAGACACatctgcagcagaggaagacCCCAGCCTGCAGATATATGATGGCTGCCCTCCACATGCTGACTCATGCTCTCTGGGTGACTATTAA
- the cyb5d2 gene encoding neuferricin isoform X1: MDSMLGYVFVALLSVPLAVLFIPRNWSVKYSQDPPVRLLTKRELSLYDGKEGSRGLYLAVLGQVFDVHKGHKHYGPGGAYHFMAGKDTSLAFVTGDFTESGLTDDVSTLSPLQLVALYDWLAFYQREYQAVGLLIGGFYSETGQPTDALLQVQSSLAEGKRLQAQTKAEMLRYPACNSEWSAARGGRVWCSTRSGGVVRDWTGVPRKLFSAGSHGVRCVCVEDTSAAEEDPSLQIYDGCPPHADSCSLGDY; the protein is encoded by the exons ATGGACAGCATGCTCGGCTATGTGTTCGTTGCGTTGTTATCTGTGCCACTGGCAGTACTGTTTATTCCTCGAAATTGGTCCGTTAAATACAGCCAGGACCCCCCTGTGCGGCTTCTGACCAAGCGTGAGTTATCACTGTACGACGGGAAGGAAGGCAGCAGGGGGCTTTACCTGGCCGTACTGGGGCAGGTATTTGATGTACACAAAGGACACAAGCACTATGGACCTGGCGGTGCTTATCACTTTATGGCAG gcaaAGATACCTCATTGGCCTTCGTCACTGGGGACTTCACAGAGAGTGGCCTGACAGATGATGTGTCCACTCTGTCCCCACTGCAGTTGGTGGCCCTGTATGACTGGCTGGCCTTCTATCAGAGGGAATACCAGGCTGTAG GTCTGCTAATAGGTGGCTTCTACAGTGAGACCGGGCAGCCCACAGATGCTCTGTTACAAGTTCAGTCATCTCTAGCAGAAGGCAAGCGACTCCAGGCTCAGACTAAGGCTGAGATGCTACGCTACCCTGCTTGCAACTCAGAATGGAGTGctgcaagaggaggaagagtctgGTGCTCCACTAGGAG cgGTGGAGTGGTAAGAGATTGGACAGGTGTCCCACGGAAGCTCTTCTCTGCAGGCTCCCATGGTGTTCGCTGCGTCTGTGTTGAAGACACatctgcagcagaggaagacCCCAGCCTGCAGATATATGATGGCTGCCCTCCACATGCTGACTCATGCTCTCTGGGTGACTATTAA
- the ankfy1 gene encoding rabankyrin-5 — protein sequence MAEEEVAKLQKHLALLRQEYVKMQQKLADTERRCAVLAAQTSSQGSSTPAATDTFISRLLDIVADLYQQEQYSDLKVKVAGKQLSAHKFVLAARSDVWSLANLASTSELDLSDCKPEVAMAMLRWAYTDDLELSEDDAFLIDLMKLANRFQLQLLRERCEKGVMSSVNVRNCIRFYQTAEELNATTLMNYCGEIIASHWDDLRKEDFSTMSAQLLYKMIKSKTEFPLHKAIKVEREDVVFLYLIEMDSQLPGKLNELDNNGDLALDLALSRKLESIATTLVNNKADVDMVDQSGWSLLHKAIQRGDEFASIFLIRHSAQVNAATVGAVETPLHLVCSFSPKKHSVEVMSGMARIAEALLKTGANPNMQNSKGRTPLHEAVASGNEPVFNQLLQCKQLDLELKDHEGSTALWLALQYITMSSDPSVNPFEDDAPVVNGTSFDENSFAAQLIQRGSNPDAPDTTTGNCLMQRAAQAGNEAAALFLATHGAKVNHVNKWGESPLHTACRSGLANLTAELLQQGANPNLQTQKALPDDTLDVALQTPLHMAIAHNHPDVVSVILEQKANALHATNNFQIIPDFSLKDSMDQTVLGLALWTGMHTIAAQLLGSGASINDTMSNGQTLLHMAIQRQDSKSALFLLEHQADINVRTQEGQTALQLAISNHLPLVVDAICTRGADMSVVDDKGDPPLWLALESGLEDIASTLVRHGCDATCWSTGPSGCQQTLLHRAVDENNEVTACFLIRSGCDVNSPRQPGPNGEGDEEARDGQTPLHLASSWGLEEVVQCLLEFGANVNAQDAEGRAPIHAAISNQHNVIIQLLISHPDIRLNIRDRQGMTPFACAMTYKNNKAAEAILKREPGAAEQVDNKGRNFLHVAVQNSDIESVLFLISVQANVNSRVQDASKLTPLHLAVQAGSEIIVRNLLLAGAKVNELTKHRQTALHLAAQQDLATICSVLLENGVDFAAEDENGNNALHLAVMQGRLNNVRTLLTESNIDAEAFNLRGQSPMHVLGHYGKENAAAIFELFLECMPEYPLDKPDNEGNTVLLLAYMKGNANLCRAIVRAGARLGVNNNQGINIFNYQVATKQLLFRLLDMLSKEPPWCDGSNCYECAAKFGVTTRKHHCRHCGRLLCHKCSIKEIPIIKFDLNKPVRVCDICFDVLTLGGVS from the exons ATGGCGGAAG AGGAGGTGGCCAAGCTGCAGAAGCACCTGGCCCTGCTCAGGCAGGAGTATGTGAAGATGCAGCAGAAGCTGGCCGACACAGAGAGGCGCTGTGCCGTGCTCGCTGCTCAGACCTCCAGCCAGGGCTCCTCTACCCCAGCAGCCACAGACACTTTCATAAGCCGTCTGCTGGACATCGTGGCTGACCTCTATCAGCAAGAGCAGTACAG TGATCTGAAAGTGAAAGTCGCAGGGAAGCAGCTCAGTGCCCATAAGTTTGTCCTGGCTGCACGCAGTGATGTCTGGAGTCTGGCCAACCTGGCCTCCACCTCTGAACTGGACCTATCTG ATTGCAAACCTGAGGTTGCAATGGCCATGTTGCGCTGGGCGTACACCGATGATTTGGAACTCAGTGAAGATGATGCCTTTCTTATTGACTTGATGAAGCTCGCAAATCGcttccagctccagctgcttaGAGAGAG GTGTGAAAAAGGTGTGATGTCCTCAGTTAATGTCAGGAATTGCATTCGCTTCTATCAAACAGCTGAGGAGCTAAATGCCACCACCCTAATGAACTACTGTGGGGAAATCATAGCCAGTCACTGG GATGATCTGAGAAAAGAAGACTTTAGCACCATGAGTGCCCAACTTCTGTACAAGATGATCAAATCAAAAACAGAGTTTCCTCTCCACAAAGCCATCAAAGTTGAGCGGGAAGACGTGGTCTTTTTGTATCTCATTGAGATGGACTCGCAG TTACCTGGCAAGCTAAATGAACTGGACAACAATGGTGACCTGGCACTAGACTTGGCACTTTCCCGTAAATTGGAAAGCATCGCCACCACGCTAGTGAATAACAAAGCTGATGTGGACATGGTGGACCAAAGTGGCTGGAGCCTCCTACATAAGGCCATACAAAGAG GTGATGAGTTTGCTTCCATCTTCCTGATTCGTCACTCAGCTCAGGTGAATGCAGCCACAGTGGGGGCGGTGGAAACCCCCCTTCACCTGGTCTGCTCCTTCAGCCCTAAGAAACACTCTGTGGAGGTGATGAGCGGCATGGCACGAATCGCAGAGGCTCTGCTCAAGACTGGAGCCAACCCCAACATGCAGAACAGCAAGGGCAG AACTCCTTTGCATGAAGCTGTGGCCTCAGGGAATGAGCCTGTGTTCAACCAGCTACTGCAGTGCAAACA gCTTGACCTGGAACTGAAGGACCATGAAGGCAGCACAGCTCTGTGGCTGGCTTTGCAGTATATCACCATGTCTTCAGACCCCTCAGTAAACCCATTTGAGGATGATGCACCGGTTGTGAATGGCACTTCATTTGATGAGAACAGCTTTGCAGCCCAGCTTATCCAGAGAGGGAGCAATCCTGATGCCCCTGACACTACCACAG GAAACTGCCTCATGCAGAGAGCAGCTCAGGCCGGCAATGAGGCAGCTGCTCTTTTTCTAGCCACTCATGGGGCAAAGGTCAACCATGTGAACAAATGG GGTGAGAGCCCGCTTCATACTGCATGCCGTAGTGGCCTAGCGAACCTTACAGCTGAGCTACTCCAACAAGGAGCCAACCCCAACCTTCAGACCCAGAAGGCCCTGCCTGACGATACCCTTGATGTGGCTTTGCAGACCCCCCTCCACATGGCCATTGCTCACAACCACCCAGATGTGGTCTCTGTCATCTTGGAGCAAAAAG CCAATGCACTTCATGCCACCAACAACTTTCAGATCATTCCAGACTTCAGTCTTAAAGACTCTATGGACCAGACAGTGCTGGGCTTGGCCCTCTGGACAG GTATGCACACTATAGCAGCCCAGCTGCTTGGCTCAGGGGCCTCAATCAATGACACTATGTCTAACGGACAAACCCTGCTTCACATGGCCATTCAAAGACAGGACAGCAAGAGTGCCCTCTTCCTTCTGGAACATCAGGCAGACATTAATGTTAG GACCCAGGAGGGTCAAACGGCACTACAGCTGGCTATTAGTAACCATCTACCACTTGTTGTGGATGCCATTTGCACAAGAGGAGCTGATATGTCTGTGGTTGATGATAAAGGGGATCCTCCATTGTGGCTAGCTCTTGAAAGTGGTCTGGAGGATATTGCATCCACTCTG GTCCGACATGGGTGTGATGCAACCTGTTGGAGCACAGGGCCCTCTGGCTGCCAGCAGACCCTCCTGCACAGAGCTGTTGATGAGAATAATGAAGTCACTGCTTGCTTCCTTATCCGCAG TGGTTGTGATGTGAACAGccccaggcagccaggccctaATGGGGAAGGAGACGAAGAAGCCCGGGATGGACAAACACCCCTCCACCTGGCAAGCAGCTGGGGATTGGAGGAGGTGGTGCAGTGCCTTCTAGAGTTTGGAGCTAATGTTAATGCACAG gATGCAGAGGGCAGAGCTCCTATCCATGCTGCCATTAGCAATCAGCACAACGTCATAATACAGCTCCTCATTTCCCATCCAGACATTCGTCTCAACATTCGCGACCGGCAGGGAATGACCCCCTTCGCCTGTGCCATGACGTATAAGaacaataaagctgcagagGCTATCCTGAAGAGGGAGCCAGGTGCTGCTGAACAG GTGGACAACAAAGGGCGTAATTTTCTCCATGTGGCTGTGCAAAATTCAGACATCGAAAGTGTCTTGTTCCTCATCAGTGTCCAGGCTAATGTCAACTCCAGGGTTCAGGATGCATCCAAACTCACCCCCCTGCACCTGGCCGTCCAGGCTGGATCTGAGATCATTGTCCGCAATCTG CTGCTCGCTGGAGCCAAAGTTAATGAGCTgaccaaacacagacagacagcactaCATTTGGCTGCCCAGCAGGATCTGGCCACTATTTGTTCAGTGTTGCTGGAGAACGGAGTAGATTTTGCTGCTGAGGATGAGAATGGCAATAATG CTTTACATCTGGCTGTGATGCAGGGCCGCCTTAACAATGTCAGAACCCTTCTCACAGAGTCCAACATTGATGCAGAGGCCTTCAATCTCAG GGGTCAGTCTCCAATGCATGTACTAGGTCATTATGGGAAGGAGAACGCAGCTGCCATTTTTGAGTTGTTCCTGGAGTGCATGCCTGAATACCCTCTGGACAAACCAGACAATGAAGGGAACACAG TTCTACTACTGGCCTATATGAAAGGAAATGCAAACCTGTGCCGTGCCATTGTGAGGGCTGGGGCTCGACTTGGAGTCAATAACAATCAGGGCATCAACATTTTCAACTATCAAGTTGCAACCAAACAGTTGCTCTTCCGCCTTCTTG ATATGCTGTCCAAAGAGCCCCCTTGGTGTGATGGGTCCAACTGCTATGAATGTGCTGCCAAGTTTGGTGTAACAACACGGAAACATCACTG CCGCCACTGTGGGCGCCTGTTGTGCCACAAGTGCTCTATTAAGGAGATACCGATCATCAAGTTTGACTTGAACAAGCCGGTGAGAGTGTGTGACATCTGCTTTGATGTACTAACTCTGGGCGGGGTCTCGTAA